From Methanobacterium congolense, one genomic window encodes:
- a CDS encoding glycosyltransferase family 4 protein has product MDIGIVQPELIYLRGAEKQVCKLSHHLTKMGHDVTIYTFEKKENYGFDSSLENVNIVSLDTRWFISSIFSLNHFRWVHLIKKLSSKLGDHDIINAHNHPAQWISKFTDIPTVWMCNEPYYRDNFIDNYYSANIQFTLPISHVIEKIIKNRYPQTKLETIGSGADLERDIKHIHNDYFDLIFVGPLHPKKRQLDIVKAFSLIKNDIKNVRLHFVGGTVDAYSNHIKKSMISLADKNGLNIFFYDSISNEELYSLYDVADISVFVPESEPWGIFPLETILGGIPTIISDQCGVKDILPDDHPVVETGNIKQLADKILEVKNNYDEYKNKTLQTSKTITENYSWESYSKRMETIFNKIIE; this is encoded by the coding sequence ATGGATATTGGAATTGTACAACCGGAACTAATATATTTAAGGGGTGCTGAAAAACAGGTTTGTAAACTAAGTCATCATCTAACCAAGATGGGACATGATGTTACAATTTATACTTTTGAAAAGAAAGAAAACTATGGTTTTGATTCATCACTTGAAAATGTGAACATAGTCTCTTTAGATACAAGATGGTTTATAAGTTCTATTTTTTCACTCAACCATTTTAGATGGGTTCATTTAATTAAAAAGCTCAGTTCTAAATTAGGAGATCATGACATAATTAATGCACACAATCACCCTGCACAGTGGATATCCAAATTTACTGATATACCAACAGTATGGATGTGTAATGAACCATATTACAGAGATAATTTTATAGACAACTATTATTCTGCTAATATTCAATTTACATTACCCATAAGCCATGTAATTGAAAAAATAATCAAAAATAGGTATCCTCAAACAAAATTAGAAACAATAGGGTCTGGAGCAGATCTAGAACGAGATATTAAACATATCCATAATGATTATTTTGATTTGATATTTGTTGGCCCTTTACATCCAAAGAAACGTCAATTAGATATAGTTAAAGCCTTTTCTTTGATAAAAAATGATATTAAAAATGTGAGATTACATTTTGTTGGAGGTACTGTGGATGCTTATTCAAATCATATTAAAAAGTCAATGATAAGTTTGGCAGATAAAAATGGACTAAACATATTCTTTTATGATTCAATTTCCAATGAGGAGTTATACTCATTATATGATGTTGCGGATATTTCAGTTTTTGTACCCGAATCAGAACCATGGGGTATTTTCCCTTTAGAAACTATACTGGGAGGAATACCTACAATCATATCAGATCAATGTGGTGTTAAGGATATATTGCCTGATGATCATCCTGTTGTTGAAACTGGGAATATAAAACAATTGGCTGATAAAATATTGGAAGTTAAAAATAACTACGATGAGTACAAAAATAAAACGCTACAAACTTCAAAAACAATAACTGAAAACTATTCATGGGAATCTTACAGTAAACGAATGGAAACTATTTTCAATAAAATTATTGAGTAA
- a CDS encoding glycosyltransferase family 4 protein codes for MKIDYINGLKTDKIFGRSKYQWEIVKRYENVELNIIEYEHIANILKRKFNIKPSKSVAFKKENTKNNAYDYNKVFNFVVDMIKEIFERIDQYSYNWIIKKHVTNENVKHITSQEYAYLLKSIEMKNTILTCYDLIPWIYDRNRSKMWKNIIKGLKNADIIITISEFSKEELVKHLNYPEKQIKIVYPAVDHSIYCKNRDKRILSKLDIANDQKIVLYVGSETPRQNVPILIKAFSELKKRIPNVKLVKIGESQSSDGREKVLKLINDFNIQDDVIFAGYISEEDMPKWYNAADVLVYPCEYAGFGLPPLEAMACGTPVITSNTTSLPEVVGDAGIMINPQDIELMADMMYKVLTDSELSEELSKKGIERSKRFNWDNAAKLTQEVYNSFN; via the coding sequence ATGAAAATTGATTATATTAATGGACTTAAAACTGATAAAATTTTTGGAAGGTCTAAATATCAATGGGAAATTGTTAAAAGATATGAAAATGTCGAACTAAATATTATTGAATATGAACATATAGCCAATATTCTGAAGAGAAAATTTAATATAAAACCCTCAAAATCAGTTGCATTTAAAAAAGAAAACACAAAAAATAACGCATATGATTATAATAAAGTTTTTAATTTTGTTGTTGATATGATAAAGGAGATATTCGAAAGGATTGATCAATACAGTTACAATTGGATCATTAAAAAACATGTTACCAATGAAAATGTCAAACATATCACATCTCAGGAGTATGCGTATCTTTTAAAATCTATTGAAATGAAAAATACGATATTAACATGTTATGATCTTATACCCTGGATTTATGATAGAAATCGGTCTAAAATGTGGAAAAATATTATTAAAGGATTGAAAAATGCAGATATTATTATTACCATTTCTGAATTTTCCAAGGAGGAACTTGTAAAACATTTAAATTATCCAGAAAAACAGATCAAAATTGTTTATCCTGCAGTAGATCATTCCATTTACTGCAAAAACAGAGATAAGCGGATTTTAAGTAAATTGGATATTGCAAATGATCAAAAAATTGTACTTTACGTTGGATCTGAAACACCAAGACAGAATGTTCCTATTTTAATAAAAGCCTTTTCAGAACTAAAGAAAAGAATTCCAAATGTTAAATTAGTAAAAATAGGAGAATCTCAAAGTTCTGATGGAAGAGAAAAAGTTTTAAAATTGATTAATGATTTTAATATACAAGATGATGTGATATTTGCAGGTTACATCTCTGAAGAAGACATGCCTAAATGGTATAATGCTGCGGATGTTTTGGTTTATCCTTGTGAGTATGCTGGTTTTGGTCTTCCTCCTTTGGAGGCTATGGCTTGTGGTACGCCTGTAATCACCTCAAACACAACATCTTTGCCGGAAGTTGTTGGAGATGCAGGTATAATGATAAATCCACAGGATATTGAGTTGATGGCTGATATGATGTATAAAGTACTTACAGATAGTGAGTTGAGTGAAGAATTATCTAAAAAGGGGATAGAAAGATCAAAACGCTTTAACTGGGATAATGCTGCAAAACTAACGCAAGAAGTATACAACTCTTTTAATTAG
- a CDS encoding glycosyltransferase family 4 protein, whose translation MEVDYINGAKKEEMCGVSKYQFEIHKRLKNLKLNKIEYNSGSFIVKNINVFNVFKLYVLYPLLIKLKVNKGNIKHITSQNLAYILKFMKLDKCIITCYDLIPLVYEKGFSSDINLNGLKKADRIITISEFSKNEIIKYVGYPKDKIDVVYPAVDHKIYTKSRGKKILKNLNIPQDSRIILYVGSEQPRQNVPNVIKAFSKLKKQISDIKLVKIGRPQFYGAREEILGLVDDLNLNRDVFFIDYVSEEDLPRWYNAADVLVYPCEYAGFGLPPLEAMACGTPVITSNTTSLPEVVGDAGIMINPQDIELMADMMYKVLTDSELSEELSKKGIERSKRFNWDNAAKETLRVYGMFE comes from the coding sequence ATGGAAGTTGATTATATAAATGGAGCTAAAAAGGAAGAGATGTGTGGTGTTTCAAAGTATCAATTTGAAATACATAAAAGGCTAAAAAATCTTAAACTCAATAAGATAGAGTATAACTCAGGTTCTTTTATCGTTAAAAATATAAATGTGTTTAATGTATTTAAATTATATGTTTTATATCCTTTGTTAATCAAATTAAAAGTTAACAAGGGCAATATAAAACATATAACCTCTCAGAACCTTGCTTATATATTAAAATTTATGAAATTGGATAAATGTATTATAACGTGCTATGATCTTATACCTTTAGTCTATGAAAAAGGTTTTTCATCTGATATTAATTTAAATGGATTAAAAAAGGCAGATAGAATAATCACAATTTCAGAATTCTCAAAAAATGAAATAATTAAATATGTAGGATATCCTAAGGACAAAATTGATGTTGTTTATCCTGCTGTGGATCATAAAATTTACACCAAGAGCCGCGGCAAAAAAATACTGAAAAATTTGAATATACCTCAAGATTCAAGGATAATCCTTTATGTTGGTTCAGAACAACCACGACAAAACGTTCCTAATGTGATAAAAGCTTTTTCAAAGCTTAAAAAACAGATTTCTGATATCAAGTTAGTTAAAATTGGCCGTCCACAATTTTATGGTGCGCGTGAAGAAATTTTAGGTTTGGTTGATGATCTAAATTTGAATAGAGATGTTTTTTTCATAGATTATGTTTCAGAGGAAGATTTGCCCCGATGGTATAATGCTGCGGATGTTTTGGTTTATCCTTGTGAGTATGCTGGTTTTGGTCTTCCTCCTTTGGAGGCTATGGCTTGTGGTACGCCTGTAATCACCTCAAACACAACATCTTTGCCGGAAGTTGTTGGAGATGCAGGTATAATGATAAATCCGCAGGATATTGAGTTGATGGCTGATATGATGTATAAAGTACTTACAGATAGTGAGTTGAGTGAAGAATTATCTAAAAAGGGGATAGAAAGATCAAAACGCTTTAACTGGGATAATGCTGCAAAGGAAACATTGAGGGTTTATGGGATGTTTGAATGA
- a CDS encoding glycosyltransferase family 4 protein, whose amino-acid sequence MEIDYINGPRTDKVFGMSKYQMEIFKRIEGVEWNFIEYDSLLKIMENKYNSIFSSKSSDEEESLGMFHALDKTESFSQNKIFKGIIDRAWKTCMYIDTYRYRQTVKKSIKEDNVKHLTYQELAYLLKYVKMDKTIVTCHDIIPWAYDNDRSRLWKNIMTGLRNADRIITISEFSKNELVKYLNYPADRIHIVKDAVDHDVYYKNRDKGILRTLNLLNDESIVLYVGSETPRQNLPVLIKAFSKLKKKIPNIKLVKIGESQSYGARETLLKLINDLDLQEDVIFVGYVPEEYMPKWYNAADVLVYPCEYAGFGLPPLEAMACGTPVITSNTTSLPEVVGDAGIMIDPHDVDLMADKIYEILINNGLRDDLVKKGIERAKLFKWDDAAHKTRKIYDIF is encoded by the coding sequence ATGGAGATAGACTACATAAATGGTCCAAGGACTGATAAAGTATTTGGAATGTCCAAGTATCAGATGGAGATATTTAAGAGAATTGAAGGGGTTGAATGGAACTTCATTGAGTATGATTCATTGCTTAAAATAATGGAAAATAAATACAACTCAATTTTCAGTTCAAAATCTTCAGATGAAGAAGAATCCTTGGGAATGTTTCATGCACTGGATAAAACAGAATCCTTTTCTCAAAACAAGATATTTAAGGGCATTATTGACAGAGCATGGAAAACATGTATGTACATCGACACCTACCGTTACAGGCAGACAGTTAAAAAAAGCATCAAGGAAGATAATGTGAAACATTTAACCTATCAAGAGCTTGCATACCTTTTGAAGTATGTTAAGATGGATAAAACCATTGTAACTTGTCATGATATCATACCCTGGGCTTACGACAACGATCGTTCCAGATTATGGAAGAATATAATGACTGGATTGAGGAATGCCGATAGGATCATAACCATATCTGAATTTTCAAAAAATGAACTCGTCAAGTACCTGAACTACCCTGCAGACAGAATACACATAGTCAAAGATGCTGTTGATCATGATGTTTACTATAAAAATAGGGATAAGGGTATCCTGCGTACTTTGAACCTATTAAATGATGAGTCTATTGTCCTTTATGTTGGTTCTGAAACACCTCGCCAGAATCTTCCAGTCTTGATAAAGGCTTTTTCAAAATTAAAGAAAAAAATTCCTAATATTAAATTGGTAAAAATAGGTGAATCCCAGAGTTATGGAGCCCGTGAAACTCTTTTGAAGTTGATCAATGATCTAGATCTGCAAGAAGATGTGATCTTTGTAGGTTATGTTCCAGAGGAATATATGCCTAAATGGTATAATGCTGCGGATGTTTTGGTTTATCCTTGTGAGTATGCTGGTTTTGGTCTTCCTCCTTTGGAGGCTATGGCTTGTGGTACGCCTGTAATCACCTCAAACACAACATCTTTGCCGGAAGTTGTTGGAGATGCTGGAATAATGATAGATCCTCATGATGTTGATTTAATGGCAGATAAAATATATGAAATCTTGATAAATAATGGTTTAAGAGATGATTTGGTTAAAAAAGGGATTGAAAGAGCTAAATTATTTAAATGGGATGATGCAGCACATAAAACCCGAAAAATTTATGATATTTTTTAA
- a CDS encoding glycosyltransferase family 4 protein — protein sequence MNIGYFIGHFPYVNLVDKEDYDKEYAHGGTEIAAYNLAVNMMKRGHDVDVFTASIDSKDSVENSRGMIIHRYATNLKIASANLSLRLMYKPLDEDVEIVHAHYNIPLPDLSASRYAKKKHLPFIVTYHADAQESGGNFIRNTATAFYNKYILDKVLSNADIIIATSKSYIDESKYLGNYREKVRVVPNGINLEDFEIGLSKEECRSRLGLPQDKKIILFFGNIVAYKGPDVLLNAFEIVKNSYPDVVLLFAGRGGMQRELEDLSRKKGISDKVIFAGFIDEELKPLYYHCADIFCLPSVTLAEAFGIVNLEAMACGLPVVSSKLGGIPDIVQNGRNGIIVEPGNIESLADALLTLLEDDELRKRMSSEGKNMSEDYDWNKIAEETEKIYDELLERC from the coding sequence ATGAACATTGGATACTTCATTGGACATTTTCCATATGTAAACCTTGTGGATAAAGAGGACTATGATAAAGAATATGCTCACGGTGGAACTGAAATAGCTGCCTACAACCTGGCAGTTAACATGATGAAGAGGGGTCATGATGTGGATGTTTTCACAGCATCGATAGATTCCAAGGATTCTGTAGAAAATTCCAGGGGAATGATAATTCACCGCTATGCAACGAACCTGAAGATTGCAAGTGCCAACTTATCCCTCAGACTCATGTACAAACCCCTTGATGAGGATGTTGAAATTGTGCATGCCCACTACAACATTCCCCTTCCAGATCTGTCAGCATCACGATACGCCAAGAAGAAACATCTGCCTTTTATAGTCACATATCATGCAGATGCACAGGAGAGTGGTGGAAACTTCATCAGGAATACTGCAACAGCCTTTTATAACAAGTACATTCTGGATAAGGTTCTTTCAAATGCAGATATCATAATAGCAACTTCCAAATCTTACATAGATGAATCCAAGTATCTGGGTAATTATCGAGAGAAAGTAAGGGTTGTTCCCAATGGAATAAATCTTGAAGACTTTGAAATTGGGCTTTCGAAGGAGGAATGCAGATCCAGACTTGGGCTGCCTCAAGATAAGAAAATTATTCTCTTTTTTGGGAACATAGTTGCCTACAAAGGACCTGACGTTCTTTTAAATGCTTTTGAAATAGTTAAAAATTCATACCCTGATGTGGTACTTCTTTTTGCTGGAAGGGGTGGAATGCAGAGGGAACTGGAAGATCTATCCCGAAAAAAGGGCATTTCAGATAAGGTTATCTTTGCAGGGTTCATTGATGAAGAGCTTAAACCCCTGTACTATCACTGCGCAGATATATTCTGTCTGCCTTCGGTTACATTGGCTGAAGCCTTTGGAATTGTTAATCTTGAAGCAATGGCCTGTGGATTACCTGTGGTTTCATCAAAACTTGGAGGAATACCAGATATAGTTCAAAATGGCAGGAATGGAATTATAGTGGAACCCGGGAATATTGAATCCCTTGCAGATGCACTTCTAACTCTTCTTGAAGATGACGAGCTCAGGAAGAGGATGTCCAGTGAGGGTAAGAATATGTCTGAAGATTATGACTGGAATAAGATTGCAGAGGAAACAGAGAAAATATATGATGAGCTGCTTGAAAGGTGTTGA
- a CDS encoding DUF2304 domain-containing protein — translation MMIYQILGILIGFCAIIITVLRFRDGKMSIGMLVLWNLIWLLLILISIYPTSTSIFATITGIGRGLDVILILGLITSFYLNFKLYNRIETVEEEITDLVREIAIQNEDSNLKNSNIDSEESLKTHTHKKKE, via the coding sequence ATGATGATATATCAAATATTAGGAATTTTAATAGGATTCTGCGCCATAATAATTACAGTATTAAGGTTCAGAGATGGAAAGATGTCCATAGGAATGTTGGTCCTGTGGAACCTGATATGGTTACTACTGATTTTAATATCTATATACCCCACATCAACATCGATCTTTGCAACTATCACTGGTATAGGAAGGGGTTTGGATGTAATTTTGATACTGGGACTTATAACGTCATTTTACCTCAATTTTAAACTCTACAACCGCATTGAAACTGTTGAGGAAGAGATCACGGACCTTGTGAGGGAGATTGCGATTCAAAATGAAGATTCAAATCTGAAAAATTCAAATATTGATTCAGAGGAGTCTTTAAAAACGCATACTCATAAAAAAAAGGAATAA